DNA sequence from the Bradyrhizobium sp. CIAT3101 genome:
CGTGCGTACCGGCCGCGGCCGGATCTTCCGCAACGCCGAGATCACGGCGGATGTGCTGCTGGCGTCGGCCTGCCTGCCGACCATGTTCCGCGCGATCGAGATCGACGGCGAGCCCTATTGGGACGGTGGCTACGCCGGCAACCCGACCATCACGCCGCTGGTCCGCGAGAGCGATGCGCACGACACGATCCTCGTCCAGATCAATCCGACCGAGCGGATGGATGAGCCACGAACCGCCGCGGAGATCCTCAACCGTCTCAACGAGATTTCCTTCAACTCACCGCTGATGAAGGAGCTGCGGATGATCGCGCTGCTGCGGCAGGCGGCTGATCCCGGCAGCGGCGAGGGCGCGCGCTGGGCGAAGATGCGGACACACCGGATCAAGAGCGACATGCTGGCGAAGTTCGGCTCATCGTCAAAGCTCAATGCGGAATGGGAGTTCGTCTCGATGCTGCGTGCCGAGGGACGCGTCGCCGCGGAGGCGTTCCTCGCCAAACACGGCATGGATATCGGCCGGCAATCGACCGCCGATCTCGATGTCCTCCTGGCGGAGTGCTGAGGCATGGGGCTTCTTGGCCTCTTCGTCGGGCTCGGGCTG
Encoded proteins:
- a CDS encoding patatin-like phospholipase family protein yields the protein MERDAVLIDLALQGGGSHGAFSWGVLERLLEEKWLTIAAISGTSAGAMNAAVLADGWTAGGAEGARDALEQYWRRVSKAAAFSPLQRSPLDRLMGRWTLDTSPFYILTDLMSRVLSPYDLNPTGYNPLRAVLAESIDFERLARSPIQLFITATRVRTGRGRIFRNAEITADVLLASACLPTMFRAIEIDGEPYWDGGYAGNPTITPLVRESDAHDTILVQINPTERMDEPRTAAEILNRLNEISFNSPLMKELRMIALLRQAADPGSGEGARWAKMRTHRIKSDMLAKFGSSSKLNAEWEFVSMLRAEGRVAAEAFLAKHGMDIGRQSTADLDVLLAEC